The genomic segment ACGGCATCGCCGCCGCAGACGCTGGCCAGCACGCTTGGCTCGATCCGCAGGCGGTAGCCCTCGCGGTGGATCGCCTGCAGCGTCTCGTAGTCGGGCAGCTCGCGCCCGACGATCAGCAGATCGGCCATGGCTAGTCCTTTGGCTCCTTGGCGATAGCGAAGGCGCACTTCTCGCAGCCGTTGCCCTGGCAGGCGGTCTGCTCGATTGGGAAGCTGCGCCCGCCCGTAACCCAGGTGAGCGCCTCTTCCAAAATACCCTGGGCCAGCGCGCCCGAGGGCCGCTCGGTGGTGCGGCCCCAGCAGATCGGGCATGCGTCGATGGTGTAGACAAACTGGCCGCGCTGCTCCTCCACGTGGGTCGGCTGGTCGCTGAAACGGTCGAAGGTCTGCGCGGTGGCGTTGAGCGCGATCTTCAGCTTCATGGTCAGCGGCATCAGCTTGAGCGCAAGGTCGGCCATGCCCAGCAGCGGCCCGAACTCCTTCAGGCCCAGGTTGAAGGCGTAGCGCCCGGCCCGCAGCTCCATGCCCCTGGCCCCGCGTGCGCCATACATCACGTGCGTGGCCTGCGAGATCGCGGACAGGTCGGCGAACGGAAACTCGCGCTTGAGATTGGCAGGCGGGTAGTTGCCGATCAGGTGTTTGGTGCCCGCCAGATTCAGCAGCGCGCTGACGCCGTTGCGGCCCATCACATCCTCTAGGCTCAGCAGGTAGAGCCGACCGATCAGGTTGGGGTAGAAGCGCGGCGCGCTGGTGTCTAGGGTTTCGGTATTAGTCATAGGCTTTCTGGGTTCTGGGGTTCGCAGGATACGCCATCGATGCCGAGCGCGTGGGGGTGCGGCGCGATCAGATCGTGCCCCGCCGCGTAGATCGCCTCGCAGTCGGCGTCCTCGGGTGGCGGCGCGGGTGCGGCCCCAAGCTCGGCGCGCCAGATCTCCTGCACGGGCGCGAAGCCCATGCGGCGGTAGAAGCGGCGGGCGGGAAGATTCGATGCGGTCACATAGAGCTGGATGCGCTCGTAGCCGCGCCCGTGCGCCCAGCTCGCTCCCAGCGACATCAGCCGCCGCGCCAGATCGTGGCCGCGCAGCTCCGGCTCCACATACAGCGCCAGCAGCTCGGCCCAGTGGCGGTGGCGGAACAACGGCGAGTCGGTGTGGCCGTCCATCATCAGCAGGCCAACCGGATCGCCCTCGCGCCAGGCCAGCAGCGTGAGGCCGTGGCCTGCGGCATGCAGGTGGGCCAGATGCTCGTCGAGCACATCCTGCCAGCCCTCGGCCAGGGCAAAGCGCGGGTCGAGCGCGGCATTGAAAGCGTGCAGCCGCCCGAACAGCAGCTGCACAGCCCACGAGTCAGCGGGCGCGGCGCTGCGGATGTCCAGCTTTTCGGTTAGGGTCTGAGTCATGTCTGTGATCCTCCGCTCGGCATGTGCCACATCGGCCATAGATCTCCAGCACGTGGCCCTGCACCGCGAAATCAAGCGCCGCCAGCGTGTCGGCCAAAGCCCGCTCGACCGAGCAGCCGTCGAGCAGGGTGGCGACCCCGCATACCGTGCAGATCACGCAGTGGCTGTGGCCCGGCAGCATGCGCACATAGTCGTTGGGCGCGTGGTGCAGCCTGCCGATCCAGCCGCGCTCGCGCAGCCACTCGATGGTGCGGTAGATCGTCGGGCGGCTGCAGCGCTCAGGCTGGCCGCCCAGCGCCGCGACCGCATCCTCGGCAGAGAACGGCGCATCGCGCTGGGCGATCCAGGCGATCACCGAGCGACGCGGTGTGGTCGAGCGGTGGCCGCTCTCCAGCAGTGCCCGCTCCACGCCATCGCGCCAGATCGCTGCGGCGGGGGCGCTCACGGTTGCGCCCGCACCCACTCGTAGGCGGGCTGCGCCGGGCTGGCTGGTGCG from the Chloroflexia bacterium SDU3-3 genome contains:
- a CDS encoding 4-vinyl reductase encodes the protein MTNTETLDTSAPRFYPNLIGRLYLLSLEDVMGRNGVSALLNLAGTKHLIGNYPPANLKREFPFADLSAISQATHVMYGARGARGMELRAGRYAFNLGLKEFGPLLGMADLALKLMPLTMKLKIALNATAQTFDRFSDQPTHVEEQRGQFVYTIDACPICWGRTTERPSGALAQGILEEALTWVTGGRSFPIEQTACQGNGCEKCAFAIAKEPKD
- a CDS encoding GNAT family N-acetyltransferase, with the protein product MADVAHAERRITDMTQTLTEKLDIRSAAPADSWAVQLLFGRLHAFNAALDPRFALAEGWQDVLDEHLAHLHAAGHGLTLLAWREGDPVGLLMMDGHTDSPLFRHRHWAELLALYVEPELRGHDLARRLMSLGASWAHGRGYERIQLYVTASNLPARRFYRRMGFAPVQEIWRAELGAAPAPPPEDADCEAIYAAGHDLIAPHPHALGIDGVSCEPQNPESL
- a CDS encoding transcriptional repressor, which translates into the protein MGRGAAAHAAGADRHARRGGCGHTGAQLRRLPRGRTSQPGAARLRVGAGATVSAPAAAIWRDGVERALLESGHRSTTPRRSVIAWIAQRDAPFSAEDAVAALGGQPERCSRPTIYRTIEWLRERGWIGRLHHAPNDYVRMLPGHSHCVICTVCGVATLLDGCSVERALADTLAALDFAVQGHVLEIYGRCGTCRAEDHRHDSDPNRKAGHPQRRAR